Proteins encoded within one genomic window of Mycolicibacterium monacense:
- a CDS encoding SDR family oxidoreductase — MILDRFRLDGQVATVTGAGRGLGAAIAVAFAEAGADVVIAARTESQLDEVAERIRATGRRAHVVVADLAHPESTAGLAPAAVEAFGKLDIVVNNVGGTMPAALTDTSAKDLKDAFTFNVATAHALTTAAVPLMLEHSGGGSVINITSTMGRLAGRGFAAYGTAKAALAHYTRLAALDLCPRIRVNAIAPGSILTSALDIVASNDDLREPMEKATPMRRLGDPEDIAAAAVYLASPAASYLTGKTLEVDGGLTFPNLDMPFPDL; from the coding sequence GTGATCCTGGACAGATTCCGGCTCGACGGACAGGTCGCCACCGTCACCGGCGCGGGCCGAGGACTGGGCGCCGCCATCGCGGTGGCGTTCGCGGAAGCCGGTGCGGACGTGGTGATCGCGGCCCGCACCGAATCGCAACTCGACGAGGTCGCCGAGCGGATCCGGGCGACCGGACGGCGCGCCCACGTCGTCGTCGCCGACCTCGCCCACCCCGAGTCGACGGCCGGGCTCGCACCGGCCGCGGTGGAGGCCTTCGGAAAACTAGACATCGTCGTCAACAACGTCGGCGGCACCATGCCGGCCGCCCTGACCGACACCTCCGCGAAGGATCTCAAGGACGCGTTCACCTTCAACGTCGCCACCGCCCACGCGCTGACCACGGCCGCGGTTCCGTTGATGCTCGAGCACTCCGGCGGCGGCAGCGTCATCAACATCACCTCGACGATGGGCCGCCTCGCCGGCCGCGGCTTCGCCGCCTACGGCACCGCGAAAGCCGCGCTCGCGCACTACACCCGGCTCGCCGCGCTCGACCTCTGCCCGCGGATCCGGGTCAACGCGATCGCGCCCGGTTCCATCCTCACCTCCGCGCTCGACATCGTCGCCAGCAACGACGACCTTCGCGAACCCATGGAGAAGGCGACGCCGATGCGCCGGCTCGGCGATCCCGAGGACATCGCCGCCGCTGCGGTCTACCTGGCCTCGCCGGCGGCGAGCTACCTGACCGGTAAGACCCTCGAGGTCGACGGCGGGCTGACGTTCCCCAACCTCGACATGCCCTTCCCGGACCTCTAG
- the ku gene encoding non-homologous end joining protein Ku, with protein sequence MRSIWKGSIAFGLVNVPVKVYSATEDHDIKFHQVHAKDNGRIRYKRTCEVCGEVVEYRDIAKAFESDDGQMVVITDEDIATLPEERSREIEVLEFVPASDLDPLMYDRSYFLEPDGKSSKSYVLLAKTLSETDRVAIVHFALRNKTRLAALRVKDFSKRDVMMIHTLLWPDEIRDPDFPVLDKEVEIKPAELKMAGQVVESMTDDFNPDRYHDDYQDQLRELVEAKLEGGEAFAVEEQPTELDETEDVSDLLAKLEASVKARRSGSSSGSDSDDGDSADDKPAKKAPAKRSAAKKTAAKKAPAKKSAAKKAAAKKS encoded by the coding sequence ATGCGATCCATCTGGAAGGGTTCGATCGCCTTCGGCCTGGTGAACGTACCGGTCAAGGTCTACAGCGCGACCGAGGACCATGACATCAAGTTCCACCAGGTGCACGCGAAGGACAACGGCCGGATCCGCTACAAGCGGACCTGCGAGGTCTGCGGTGAAGTGGTCGAGTACCGCGACATCGCCAAGGCCTTCGAATCCGACGACGGTCAGATGGTCGTCATCACCGACGAGGACATCGCCACGCTGCCGGAGGAACGCAGCCGGGAGATCGAGGTGCTGGAGTTCGTCCCGGCCAGCGACCTCGACCCGCTGATGTACGACCGCAGCTACTTCCTCGAGCCCGACGGGAAGTCGTCGAAATCCTATGTGCTGCTTGCCAAGACGCTGTCGGAGACCGATCGCGTGGCGATCGTGCACTTCGCGTTGCGCAACAAGACGCGGTTGGCCGCCCTGCGCGTCAAGGACTTCTCCAAGCGTGACGTGATGATGATCCACACGCTGCTGTGGCCCGACGAGATCCGCGATCCCGATTTCCCCGTGCTGGACAAGGAAGTCGAGATCAAACCCGCCGAGTTGAAGATGGCCGGTCAGGTGGTCGAGTCGATGACCGACGACTTCAACCCGGACCGGTACCACGACGACTACCAGGATCAGCTGCGGGAGTTGGTGGAGGCCAAGCTCGAAGGCGGTGAGGCGTTCGCCGTCGAGGAACAGCCGACCGAACTCGACGAGACCGAGGACGTGTCCGACCTGCTGGCGAAGCTGGAGGCCAGCGTGAAGGCGCGGCGCTCGGGTTCGAGCTCCGGCAGTGACTCCGATGACGGCGACTCCGCCGACGACAAGCCGGCGAAGAAGGCCCCGGCCAAGAGGTCGGCGGCCAAGAAGACCGCCGCGAAGAAGGCACCGGCCAAGAAGTCCGCTGCGAAGAAGGCCGCCGCCAAGAAGTCCTGA
- a CDS encoding NAD(P)H-dependent amine dehydrogenase family protein, translating to MAIRVAQIGTGNVGSHALTQLIIDPQFELTGVWVSSAAKAGKDAAELAGLDEPTGVTATNDLDEVLAAKPECVVYTAMADNRLPEALEDYRRILSAGVNMVGSGPVFLQYPWQVLPEELIAPIEEATRTGGSSVFVGGIDPGFANDLLPLALAGTCQRIEQIRCMEIIDYATYDSPTVMFDVMGFGKPLDDLPMLLQPGVLSLAWGSVVRQLAAGLGIELDEVTETYVREPAPEDFDIASGPIAKGTAAALRFEVRGIRDGKVAVVLEHVTRLREDLCPDWPQPAQPGGSYRIEITGEPTYTLDLCQSSPHGDHNRAGLVATAARIVNAIPAVVAAEPGIRTTLDLPLLTGKGLYAS from the coding sequence ATGGCGATACGCGTCGCGCAGATCGGCACCGGCAACGTCGGCAGTCACGCGCTCACCCAGCTGATCATCGACCCGCAGTTCGAGCTGACCGGCGTCTGGGTCTCGTCGGCGGCCAAGGCCGGGAAGGACGCCGCGGAACTCGCCGGACTCGACGAGCCGACGGGCGTCACGGCCACCAACGACCTCGACGAGGTGCTGGCCGCGAAACCGGAGTGCGTCGTCTACACCGCCATGGCCGACAACCGGTTGCCCGAGGCGCTCGAGGACTACCGGCGCATCCTGTCGGCCGGGGTGAACATGGTCGGCAGCGGCCCGGTCTTTCTGCAGTACCCGTGGCAGGTGCTGCCCGAGGAACTGATCGCGCCGATCGAGGAGGCCACGCGCACCGGCGGCTCCAGTGTCTTCGTCGGCGGCATCGACCCCGGCTTCGCCAACGATCTGCTTCCCCTCGCGCTGGCCGGCACCTGTCAGCGCATCGAGCAGATCCGGTGCATGGAGATCATCGACTACGCCACCTACGACAGCCCGACGGTGATGTTCGACGTCATGGGGTTCGGCAAACCGCTCGACGATCTGCCGATGCTGCTGCAGCCCGGCGTGCTGAGCCTGGCCTGGGGTTCGGTGGTCCGCCAGCTCGCCGCCGGGCTGGGCATCGAACTCGACGAGGTGACCGAGACCTACGTGCGCGAGCCCGCGCCGGAGGACTTCGACATCGCGTCCGGTCCGATCGCGAAAGGCACTGCCGCCGCACTGCGTTTCGAGGTGCGCGGGATACGCGACGGGAAGGTCGCGGTGGTGCTCGAACACGTCACCCGGTTGCGTGAGGACCTGTGCCCGGACTGGCCCCAGCCCGCACAACCCGGCGGCTCCTACCGCATCGAGATCACCGGTGAACCGACCTACACCCTGGATCTGTGTCAGAGCAGTCCGCACGGCGATCACAACCGGGCCGGTCTCGTCGCGACGGCCGCACGCATCGTCAACGCCATTCCCGCCGTGGTCGCTGCGGAACCGGGCATACGGACAACTCTCGACTTGCCTCTCTTAACTGGGAAAGGGCTGTACGCTTCCTGA